The stretch of DNA GAGGGCGACAACGCTGTGGCTATCGATCTCAGATACGAAAATCTTCCCGTTGGCGACGGTCGGCGCCGACAACGGCTCATGAAGTTTCGTGCGTCAGATCTCCTTAACCCTCGCCGGAATCGACATGGGTGTCGCACCGCTCCGGCCGATATCACGGCGATACGTCGGCCAATCGGACTTATTCGCTGTCGGTC from Candidatus Poribacteria bacterium encodes:
- a CDS encoding PQQ-binding-like beta-propeller repeat protein — translated: MSAPTVANGKIFVSEIDSHSVVALDCETGKVLWRFLCGGRVDSPPTVS